A portion of the Drosophila sechellia strain sech25 chromosome 2R, ASM438219v1, whole genome shotgun sequence genome contains these proteins:
- the LOC116800635 gene encoding kinesin-like protein KIF13A isoform X9 yields MASDKIKVAVRVRPFNRREIELDTKCIVEMEKQQTILQNPPPLEKIERKQPKTFAFDHCFYSLNPEDENFASQETVFDCVGRGILDNAFQGYNACIFAYGQTGSGKSYTMMGTQESKGIIPRLCDQLFSAIANKSTPELMYKVEVSYMEIYNEKVHDLLDPKPNKQSLKVREHNVMGPYVDGLSQLAVTSYQDIDNLMTEGNKSRTVAATNMNAESSRSHAVFSVVLTQILTDQATGVSGEKVSRMSLVDLAGSERAVKTGAVGDRLKEGSNINKSLTTLGLVISKLADQSNGKKSGNDKFVPYRDSVLTWLLKDNLGGNSRTVMVATISPSADNYEETLSTLRYADRAKRIVNHAVVNEDPNARIIRELRHEVETLRSMLKHATGSPVGDVQDKLAESENLMKQISQTWEEKLVKTERIQNERQQALEKMGISVQASGIKVEKNKYYLVNLNADPSLNELLVYYLKDRTLIGGRSISGQQPDIQLSGLGIQPEHCVITIEDSGLYMEPVQGARCFVNGSAAVEKTPLQNGDRILWGNHHFFRVNSPKSNNTSMCASEPQTPAQLIDYNFARDEIMQNELSNDPIQTAIARLERQHEEDKQVALEKQRQEYERQFQQLRNILSPSTPYAPYAPYDPLRMGKITPNTPTSQMRVEKWAQERDEMFRRSLGQLKTDIMRANSLVQEANFLAEEMEKKTKFSVTLQIPPANLSPNRRRGAFVSEPAILVKRTNSGSQIWTMEKLENKLIDMREMYQEHKERVLNGLDEDNAKPQDPFYESQENHNLIGVANIFLEVLFHDVKLDYHTPIISQQGEVAGRLQVEIERIAGQMPQDRMCESVSESSGDSRDEYDDPVDPTFNQITCRVTIKCASGLPLSLSNFVFCQYTFWGHQEMVVPVINAESTAHDQNMVFKFEHTQDFTVTINEEFLEHCIEGALSIEVWGHRSAGFSKTKGWEVEQQQAKARSLVDRWAELSRKIELWVEIHELNDNGEYSPVEVTNRNEVLTGGIYQLRQGQQRRVNVRVKPVQNSGTLPIICQSIVNVAIGSVTVRSRLQRPLDSYQEEDLTVLREKWSEALGRRRQYLDQQIQMLIKKEEKNEQERERELSLVHQWVSLTEERNAVLVPAPGSGIPGAPASWEPPSGMEPHVPVLFLNLNGDDLSAQNTNDELSIAGINSILSKEHGHKFYTLQILQHLDKDVCCVASWDSSMHDSQALNRVTEANERVYLILRTTVRLSHPAPMDLVLRKRLSINIKKGQTLTDRLKKFRLVRGENAIWQSGVTYEVVSNIPKASEELEDRESLAQLAASGDDCSASDGETYIEKYTRGVSAVESILTLDRLRQNVAVKELETAHGQPLSMRKTVSVPNFSQAVKDTTNTGSIMRFDASMESLLNVGRSESFADLNNSALGNKFTPGHSSAGAGGVIRSRHSFGGKGSSDDSPGKAFGIARPTFLNLNLNLNTLRIAPTKPSPATSKLLGMRMTTLHEEPLGGHRSLDEEPEDSYSDSEYAAEYEQERQQNKSMATRSRLTASKTMDSFMDVSSHSNQSYLSYTSSANANMKHLTGLATLSMSSSTSSGYGSQAVSCNNLSNEDIASMRSMSIDETPDFDRVNSNSPPNRQARVNPFLKDMPKAKIQEKPEPQAKKLQEAFTHPLEQLESRENAQSDDDECAQLPKNNNNNEDLVNEPKQLPGQTELEEAMSQPESQTEFATDNQNGNRSSDELSHSSEDLLEGDGIVREELPAGKVVRRKKSNTQPPSNGNIAHNNNNSTSQAPRINHRASLAKMEGLAAYLDSSIMTSSTEVDEESKDVELVLPEWIVVGESVLIRPYNTSGVIRFVGTTEFQPGAWIGVELDTPTGKNDGSVKGVQYFQCKPKHGMFVRSDKLMLDKRGKAMRAYKAAEKSNSISKEMSTSMTGSMTRSKSRGDSLNLSARK; encoded by the exons AAATCGAACTAGATACGAAATGTAtcgtggaaatggaaaaacagCAGACGATACTGCAGAATCCGCCACCACTGGAAAAAATAGAGAG AAAACAACCAAAGACATTCGCATTCGATCACTGCTTTTACTCATTGAACCCCGAGGACGAGAACTTTGCGTCCCAGGAGACAGTGTTCGATTGCGTGGGACGTGGAATTCTGGATAATGCATTCCAGGGCTATAATGCGTGCATATTCGCTTACGGCCAGACAG GTTCTGGCAAGTCCTACACGATGATGGGCACCCAGGAGAGCAAGGGTATCATTCCACGTCTGTGTGACCAACTCTTCTCGGCCATAGCAAACAAATCGACACCCGAGCTTATGTACAAGGTGGAGGTGTCCTACATGGAGATCTATAACGAGAAGGTCCACGATCTGCTCGATCCCAAGCCGAACAAACAGTCGCTTAAGGTACGCGAGCATAATGTAATGGGGCCGTATGTGGACGGACTGTCGCAGCTGGCTGTGACATCCTATCAGGACATCGACAACCTCATGACCGAAGGCAACAAGTCACGAACTGTGGCCGCCACCAATATGAACGCCGAGTCGTCGCGCTCCCACGCCGTCTTCTCAGTGGTCCTCACTCAGATACTCACGGATCAGGCGACGGGAGTGAGCGGCGAGAAGGTGTCCCGCATGTCCCTGGTGGATTTGGCTGGCTCCGAGCGGGCTGTGAAAACGGGAGCTGTTGGCGATCGTCTGAAGGAAGGCTCCAACATCAACAA ATCTCTGACCACACTGGGCCTGGTCATCTCCAAGTTGGCCGATCAATCCAATGGCAAGAAGAGTGGTAACGACAAATTCGTTCCCTACCGCGATTCCGTGCTCACCTGGCTGCTGAAAGACAATTTGGGTGGTAACTCCAGGACTGTTATGGTAGCAACAATCTCGCCGTCGGCAGATAACTACGAGGAGACGCTTTCCACACTGCGTTATGCAGATCGAGCCAAGCGCATTGTCAACCATGCTGTTGTTAACGAAGATCCCAATGCCCGCATCATTCGTGAGCTGCGGCACGAGGTGGAGACCCTTAGAAGTATGCTGAAACACGCTACTGGCTCACCCGTGGGCGATGTCCAGGATAAGCTGGCTGAGAGCGAGAACCTAATGAAACAGATTTCGCAGACTTGGGAGGAGAAGCTGGTTAAGACGGAACGCATTCAGAACGAACGGCAGCAGGCTCTAGAGAAAATGGGCATTAGTGTACAGGCCAGTGGCATCAAGGTAGAGAAGAACAAGTACTACTTGGTCAATTTAAATGCCGATCCGTCCCTTAACGAGCTGCTGGTTTACTATCTGAAG GATCGCACACTGATTGGCGGACGCAGTATCAGTGGCCAGCAGCCGGATATACAACTTTCCGGTCTCGGAATCCAGCCCGAGCACTGTGTGATCACAATCGAGGATAGTGGACTGTACATGGAGCCAGTGCAGGGAGCGCGCTGCTTTGTGAACGGATCTGCTGCTGTCGAAAAGACACCACTCCAGAACGGCGACCGTATCCTGTGGGGCAACCACCACTTTTTCCGTGTCAACTCGCCGAAGAGCAATAACACTAGTATGTGCGCCTCGGAGCCCCAGACGCCGGCGCAACTGATTGATTACAATTTCGCACGCGATGAGATTATGCAGAACGAACTGAGCAACGACCCTATCCAGACGGCCATTGCTCGGCTGGAACGTCAGCACGAGGAAGATAAGCAGGTGGCGCTTGAAAAACAACGGCAGGAGTACGAGCGTCAGTTCCAGCAGCTACGCAATATTCTGTCGCCTAGTACTCCATATGCACCTTATGCTCCTTACGATCCACTGCGCATGGGCAAGATTACCCCAAATACTCCTACTTCGCAGATGCGAGTGGAAAAGTGGGCTCAG GAACGCGATGAGATGTTTCGTCGCAGTTTGGGTCAGCTTAAAACGGATATTATGCGTGCGAATTCCCTGGTCCAGGAGGCCAACTTTCTGGCTGAGGAGATGGAGAAGAAAACCAAGTTTTCAGTCACTCTGCAGATTCCGCCAGCCAATCTGAGCCCTAACAGAAGGCGTGGGGCATTTGTCAGCGAACCCGCCATTCTGGTGAAGCGCACAAACTCCGGTAGCCAGATCTGGACGATGGAGAAGCTGGAAAACAAGCTGATAGACATGCGCGAGATGTACCAGGAGCACAAGGAGCGCGTTCTGAACGGACTG GACGAGGATAATGCCAAGCCACAGGATCCATTTTACGAGTCGCAAGAGAACCACAATCTCATTGGCGTGGCGAATATATTCCTGGAGGTTCTGTTTCATGACGTCAAGCTGGACTACCACACGCCTATCATTAGCCAGCAAGGCGAGGTAGCGGGACGGCTTCAGGTCGAGATCGAGCGGATTGCCGGCCAGATGCCACAGGACCGCATGTGCGAGTCAGTCTCAGAATCCTCTGGCGATTCACGGGATGAGTACGATGACCCTGTGGATCCCACATTCAATCAGATTACCTGCCGTGTGACGATCAAGTGCGCCAGTGGACTGCCATTGTCGCTTTCCAACTTTGTCTTTTGCCAGTACACTTTTTGGGGTCACCAAGAGATGGTTGTTCCGGTTATCAATGCTGAATCAACTGCGCACGACCAGAACATGGTGTTTAAGTTTGAACACACCCAGGACTTCACGGTTACAATAAACGAAGAGTTTTTGGAGCACTGCATAGAAGGAGCTCTGTCCATCGAGGTGTGGGGCCATCGCAGCGCCGGCTTCTCCAAGACAAAGGGCTGGGAAGTGGAACAGCAGCAAGCCAAGGCCCGTTCCCTGGTCGATCGTTGGGCGGAACTCTCGCGGAAGATCGAGCTTTGGGTGGAGATTCACGAGCTTAATGACAACGGCGAGTATTCGCCAGTGGAGGTTACCAATCGCAACGAGGTCTTGACCGGTGGCATTTACCAGTTACGTCAGGGTCAGCAGCGGCGGGTGAATGTACGGGTGAAGCCGGTGCAGAACTCTGGCACCTTGCCCATTATCTGCCAGTCAATTGTGAACGTTGCCATTGGCAGTGTGACAGTGCGATCTCGGCTGCAGCGACCACTGGATTCTTACCAGGAGGAAGATCTCACCGTGCTGCGCGAGAAGTGGAGCGAAGCACTGGGACGAAGGCGACAATACCTTGACCAACAAATCCAGATGCTTATAAAGAAGGAGGAGAAGAACGAACAGGAGCGCGAGAGGGAGCTAAGCTTGGTTCATCAGTGGGTCTCGTTGACGGAGGAGCGCAACGCTGTATTGGTGCCAGCTCCTGGCTCGGGCATTCCGGGAGCACCTGCCTCATGGGAGCCACCGTCCGGAATGGAGCCACATGTGCCCGTCCTCTTCCTCAACCTGAACGGTGACGATCTGTCGGCACAAAACACCAACGACGAGCTCTCCATCGCCGGCATCAATTCCATTCTGTCCAAGGAGCATGGACATAAGTTCTACACGCTGCAAATTCTGCAGCACCTAGATAAAGATGTGTGCTGTGTGGCCAGCTGGGACTCTTCGATGCACGACAGTCAGGCCCTGAACCGTGTCACAGAGGCCAATGAGCGGGTCTATCTTATTCTGCGCACCACGGTACGCCTCTCGCACCCAGCACCTATGGATCTCGTGCTCCGCAAGCGACTAAGCATAAACATCAAGAAGGGACAGACGCTAACCGACCGCCTGAAGAAATTCCGACTTGTGCGGGGAGAGAACGCCATCTGGCAGAGCGGCGTCACCTATGAGGTGGTCTCTAACATTCCAAAGGCCTCCGAGGAGTTGGAGGACCGCGAGTCCCTTGCGCAGTTGGCTGCCAGTGGAGACGATTGCTCCGCAAGTGACGGCGAAACCTACATAG AAAAATATACGCGCGGTGTTTCGGCGGTGGAGAGCATACTGACTTTGGATCGACTGCGGCAGAATGTGGCGGTCAAGGAGCTGGAAACGGCTCATGGACAGCCGCTCAGCATGCGCAAGACCGTCAGCGTGCCGAACTTCTCACAG GCGGTCAAAGACACCACCAATACCGGGAGT ATTATGCGCTTCGATGCATCGATGGAGTCGCTGCTGAATGTGGGACGATCCGAGTCCTTTGCCGATCTCAATAACAGCGCTTTGGGCAACAAGTTTACTCCAG GCCATAGTTCAGCAGGAGCTGGCGGAGTCATCCGAAGTCGCCACAGCTTTGGAGGCAAAGGAAGCAGCGATGATTCTCCCGGAAAAGCCTTTGGCATTG CGCGTCCAACATTTTTGAATCTCAATTTGAACTTGAACACTTTGAGAATTGCGCCAACGAAAC CTTCGCCAGCTACTAGTAAGCTGCTGGGCATGCGCATGACCACGTTGCACGAGGAGCCACTGGGTGGACACAGATCTCTCGACGAAGAGCCTGAGGACAGCTACAGCGACTCGGAATATGCTGCCGAATACGAACAGGAGCGGCAGCAAAATAAAAGCATGGCCACGCGATCCCGCCTCACGGCTTCCAAGACCATGGACTCATTCATGGACGTCAGCAGCCATTCGAACCAGAGCTACTTGAGCTACACGTCCAGTGCCAACGCTAACATGAAGCACCTGACCGGCCTGGCGACGCTGAGCATGAGCTCATCCACCAGCAGTGGCTACGGTTCCCAGGCAGTCTCCTGCAATAATCTCAGCAACGAGGATATTGCTTCAATGCGTTCCATGAGCATTGATGAGACACCAG ATTTCGATCGAGTCAACTCGAATTCGCCACCGAATCGGCAGGCACGAGTTAACCCCTTCCTCAAGGACATGCCCAAAGCTAAAATACAAGAGAAACCGGAGCCGCAGGCTAAGAAACTGCAGGAAGCATTCACGCATCCGTTGGAGCAGCTGGAGTCCAGGGAAAACGCACAAAGCGACGATGATGAATGCGCGCAACTGCCaaagaataataacaacaacgaGGACTTGGTAAACGAACCGAAGCAACTTCCAGGTCAAACGGAGCTGGAGGAAGCTATGTCGCAACCTGAATCACAAACGGAGTTTGCCACAGACAATCAGAACGGCAACAGGTCCTCCGACGAGTTAAGCCACAGTTCCGAGGATCTGCTCGAAGGCGATGGCATCGTCCGGGAAGAGTTGCCCGCTGGAAAGGTGGTGCGGCGAAAGAAGTCCAACACGCAGCCCCCGAGCAATGGCAACATCGCacataacaataacaacagcacAAGCCAGGCACCGCGCATCAATCATCGGGCATCGTTGGCCAAAATGGAGGGTCTAGCCGCATACTTGGACTCTAGCATTATGACTAGCAGCACAGAAGTTGATG AGGAGAGCAAGGATGTGGAATTGGTTCTGCCCGAGTGGATTGTGGTGGGAGAGTCAGTGTTAATTCGACCCTATAACACCAGCGGCGTCATTCGCTTTGTGGGCACCACGGAATTCCAACCCGGTGCCTGGATTGGCGTTGAATTGGACACACCAACGGGCAAAAACGACGGCAGCGTGAAGGGCGTTCAGTATTTCCAGTGCAAGCCCAAGCACGGCATGTTTGTGCGCTCCGACAAGCTGATGCTGGACAAGCGTGGCAAGGCGATGCGAGCCTACAAGGCCGCCGAGAAgagcaacagcatcagcaaAG AGATGAGTACCTCGATGACTGGCTCGATGACACGCTCCAAGAGCCGCGGCGATTCGCTAAATCTTTCAGCGCGTAAATGA